Genomic segment of Polycladomyces abyssicola:
TCCCTGTGATTTGCCTGCAGGGTCGACGATGGAGAAGGATGAGCTGCCGGATGAAACGCGTCTGATTCAACCAGGGTATGTAGGATGGTTTGTTTCAAAATGTTCTTAATTTCTTCGCTGCGATAACCACTCATCAACTGATCCACCCATTCGTAGACCGGTCCGTCTTCCTCTGTAAACGTGACATTGCGCTGTGTCGGCGGCAAATCCTTGCGTCCCAAAATTTGCTCTTTTAACAATTCACGATCACACACCGTCGCCAATGGAAAGTACGTACCACGCAAGAAAGTTTGAATGCAGTACTTCACCAAGATCGGGAACTGGCCCCGCGGGAGAATTTCATACCAATACCGAATGAGCCGGTCCTTCTTACCGATATAAACTCCTACCGTAATCGCCATTGTCCCGGCACCTCCGATCGAAAATTATAAACACATGCTAACTGTTTTTCCGACGACCGTTTTTTTCATCATGTTAAACCTTCTATTACCATTGAGTTTATCAGTCGTTTTGATATATGGCAACAGGAGGATTTGTCGAAAAAAGGGGAAAAGAGAAAAAAAGACCATTCTTTTATTTTTGGTTTAGGTATAAAATATTCCCCTGCCAAGAAAAACAGGGAAATGATCGCCCTATTTTACGATATAGAGTATTCTTTTGGTCACCACCGATTTCCTTTCACAATCTTGCGGTGAAACTGCATGATTTTACGGTACATGCTCCGATGACCGATTTTCCTGAACATCCGGAACTGCGGACGTGTATTCACCTCAAAGATCCAGAACCGGCCGTTTCGATCCAACCCCACGTCGATTCCCAACTCCCGTAACCCGGTAAATTTGTCATGCAGAGCGTTAGCCGTTCCCATTCCAAGCCAAATCAACACTTTTACCCACCGCTCTAAGGTTTCCGGGTCACCATCCGCCGCCACCAACAACGCCTTGGTCGCATCCACAGGCTTTCCACCTTTGCAGTGGTTGGTGACAATACGGCCGGGAGCGGCGGCTTTGGCGACAATCCCAGTCAGTTCCCAATCCTGATTGGGGCGTTGCAACAGCAGGCGGAAGTCGAACGGCCGATCATCAATAGTCGCCAGCTCAATCCCCTGTTGGATCAAATACCGCTTTCCGGCGAGGAAACAGGATCGCAACTGGGCATCCAATTGACTCCAGGTAGTGGTTTTGATATGTGTGCGAAAGCGGACTTCATACTTGTCATTCTCCCGTTTCCGCACACGCAGGATTCCACCGCCGCCCCCACCCTTGTCTGGCTTGACGTAGACGGTCGAGTATCGTTTTAACATCTGCTTCAATGCATCCAACGAATACCACCTTGTTTCCGGCAAAAACGGGCGAAGTGATTCCGTCTTCTCCAACACGCGCGTTTTTAAGAGTTTGCTAGCAATTTGTTGATAATGGCGAACCTGTCTTTTTCGTTCCATGTCAAGCCCTCCTCTGCCACCCAATATATTCACCCATGTCTACCCAGAACATCGTTCATTCGCCCAAATTTCCCACCATCTTACTAACCTTCTATCTACAAAAATGTGTTAAACTGGTAGAAATCACACGGGTGTCACTCTGCTGAACCCCCATTGTTTCAAGGAAAGGAATGTGCGAAAATGAAAACAACCGCACGATGGATTCGTTTCCTTCTATGGGTGGCGGTTTTCTTATTTTTCAGCAGACAGGGAATCTCATGGGCGCAACCCGTCATGTATGAGGGAAACCAACTGTTGGATGAGCTTCGTTTTCATCAGTGGGCCACTATCCGCAAACCGTCTGTTATACTGACCTATCCGCCCCAATTGGCTGATCAGGCAGCCGTCATTGTCGACGAAGCAGAGAAGACAGCACGTGATTTTCAAACATACTGGGGATGGCAAATCGAACAACCGGTTCACATCTATTTGTTTCCGGACAGAGCATCGTTACGGGAACGGTTCGGATGGGAACCGGGAGTCTCAGCATCCGGCGTCTACTATGCTGGCACCATCTATTTGCTCAATCCCGACTGCTGGATGAACCAAACAGCTTCTCTCAAGGAAAACCCGTGGAAGTGGCGGCGGATTTTCCATTCTCAGGGTCCGTTGCACCATGAATTCGCCCATTTGTACCTGGAT
This window contains:
- a CDS encoding YheC/YheD family protein translates to MERKRQVRHYQQIASKLLKTRVLEKTESLRPFLPETRWYSLDALKQMLKRYSTVYVKPDKGGGGGGILRVRKRENDKYEVRFRTHIKTTTWSQLDAQLRSCFLAGKRYLIQQGIELATIDDRPFDFRLLLQRPNQDWELTGIVAKAAAPGRIVTNHCKGGKPVDATKALLVAADGDPETLERWVKVLIWLGMGTANALHDKFTGLRELGIDVGLDRNGRFWIFEVNTRPQFRMFRKIGHRSMYRKIMQFHRKIVKGNRW
- a CDS encoding peptidase MA family metallohydrolase — protein: MKTTARWIRFLLWVAVFLFFSRQGISWAQPVMYEGNQLLDELRFHQWATIRKPSVILTYPPQLADQAAVIVDEAEKTARDFQTYWGWQIEQPVHIYLFPDRASLRERFGWEPGVSASGVYYAGTIYLLNPDCWMNQTASLKENPWKWRRIFHSQGPLHHEFAHLYLDQLTRGNFPRWYTEAFAQWVEYQALGYEWKTKANNLRYHQPYSYRELDRSFDRLPNQALAYRESFLFFRYMVQTEGRKRIDRLQHMLAEGVPFADAWRQCFGRPVEQSFDQWLKQTVSG